From one Prosthecobacter dejongeii genomic stretch:
- a CDS encoding DUF1501 domain-containing protein — MNRRTLLNRFGMGLGGVALAEMLSKEQAQAADAGILGAPHAAPKAKRIIYLFMSGGPSHLDLYDYKPLLNQRHGEQLPDSVRGTQRLTGMSGNQSSIPMVGSPFKFTQHGQAGGWYSDLLPHTASIADDICVVRSMFTESINHGPGVTFFQTGSQIAGRPSMGAWLSYGLGAQNENLPSFTVLITKGKGGQPLGAHLWGTGFLPTKHQGVLFRAAKDPVLYLGNPEGVSAGSRRMMLDRLRELHEHQFAGTPDVEISSRIDHYEMAYRMQSSIPEATGIEDEPQSILDMYGPDVRTPGTFAANCLQARRLAERGVRFIQLYHQDWDHHGGLPGNLPKLAKETDQASAALIKDLKQRGLLDDTLVVWGGEFGRTNYCQGKISANFGRDHHPRCFTAWMAGGGIKPGSVYGETDEFGYNVAKDGVHIHDFHATLLHLLGIDHERLTYKFQGRRYRLTDVHGHVVKGLLA; from the coding sequence ATGAATCGCCGTACCCTACTGAATCGTTTTGGCATGGGCCTAGGCGGTGTGGCCCTGGCTGAAATGCTGAGTAAAGAGCAGGCCCAAGCTGCGGATGCAGGTATCCTAGGGGCTCCGCATGCTGCTCCTAAGGCCAAGCGGATCATTTATCTCTTCATGTCCGGCGGGCCTTCACATCTGGATCTGTATGACTATAAGCCCTTGCTCAACCAACGGCATGGTGAGCAATTGCCAGACAGTGTGCGCGGCACGCAGCGACTGACGGGCATGTCGGGAAATCAAAGCTCGATTCCCATGGTGGGATCGCCATTTAAATTTACTCAGCATGGTCAGGCAGGTGGGTGGTACAGTGACTTGCTGCCTCACACAGCCTCTATTGCCGATGACATCTGTGTGGTGCGTTCGATGTTTACGGAGAGCATCAATCATGGACCTGGTGTGACCTTTTTTCAGACGGGTTCTCAGATCGCGGGACGCCCCAGTATGGGGGCTTGGTTAAGCTACGGATTAGGTGCGCAGAATGAAAATTTACCGTCATTCACAGTGCTGATCACCAAAGGTAAAGGTGGCCAGCCGCTAGGTGCCCATCTTTGGGGCACTGGGTTTCTACCCACGAAACATCAGGGGGTATTATTTCGTGCAGCGAAAGATCCCGTGTTGTATTTGGGCAATCCCGAAGGGGTCAGCGCGGGTAGCCGACGGATGATGCTGGACCGTCTGCGGGAGCTGCATGAGCATCAGTTTGCAGGCACACCGGATGTGGAAATCTCTAGCCGCATTGACCACTATGAAATGGCTTATCGCATGCAGAGCAGCATTCCTGAGGCGACGGGTATCGAGGATGAGCCCCAGTCCATCTTGGACATGTATGGGCCGGATGTGAGAACCCCGGGTACCTTTGCGGCCAACTGCCTTCAAGCGCGCCGTTTAGCGGAACGCGGGGTGCGGTTTATCCAACTTTATCACCAAGACTGGGATCATCACGGCGGCCTGCCTGGGAATCTGCCTAAACTGGCCAAAGAGACGGATCAAGCCTCCGCTGCGCTCATCAAAGACCTGAAACAGCGCGGGCTTCTGGATGACACCCTTGTGGTGTGGGGAGGGGAATTTGGCCGAACCAATTATTGTCAGGGGAAAATCAGCGCCAATTTTGGTCGCGACCATCATCCGCGCTGTTTCACGGCCTGGATGGCAGGTGGTGGAATCAAGCCTGGCAGTGTCTATGGCGAAACGGATGAATTTGGCTACAACGTCGCTAAGGACGGTGTCCATATCCATGATTTTCACGCCACTTTACTGCATCTTTTGGGCATTGATCACGAAAGGCTCACCTACAAGTTTCAGGGGCGTCGTTACCGTCTCACCGATGTCCACGGTCATGTAGTGAAGGGGCTGCTGGCCTAA